The Lynx canadensis isolate LIC74 chromosome D1, mLynCan4.pri.v2, whole genome shotgun sequence genome has a segment encoding these proteins:
- the FJX1 gene encoding four-jointed box protein 1 yields the protein MGRRMRDAAAAAAGLWLLALGSLLALWGGLLPPRTQAPEDRLPRRPARSGGPGPAPRFPLPPPLARDARGGSLKTFRALLTLAAGADGPPRRPPGERERHVPARRLGPEGRAVVHGGVFWSRGLEEQVPRGFSESQAAAWLEAARGARVVALERGGCGRSSNRLARFSDGTRACVRYGINPEQIQGEALSYYLARLLGLQRHVPPLALARVEARGAQWAQVQEELRAAHWTEGSVVSLTRWLPNLTDVVVPAPWRSEDGQLRPLRAAGGELANRSQAELVDLVQWTDLILFDYLTANFDRLVSNLFSLQWDPRVMQRATSNLHRGPGGALVFLDNEAGLVHGYRVAGMWDKYNEPLLQSVCVFRERTARRVLELHRGQDAAARLLRLYQRHEPRFPELAALADPHAQLLQRRLDFLAKHILHCKAKYGRRPGT from the coding sequence ATGGGCAGGAGGATGCgggacgccgccgccgccgccgcggggcTCTGGCTGCTGGCGCTGGGCTCGCTGCTGGCGCTGTGGGGCGGGCTCCTGCCGCCgcgcacccaggcgcccgaagACCGACTCCCGCGGCGCCCGGCCCGGAGCGGCGGCCCCGGGCCCGCGCCTcgcttccccctgcccccgcccctagCGCGGGACGCCCGCGGCGGCTCCCTGAAAACTTTCCGGGCGCTGCTCACCTTGGCGGCCGGCGCGGACGGCCCGCCCCGGCGGCCCCCGGGCGAGCGCGAGCGACACGTGCCAGCCCGGCGGCTCGGGCCGGAGGGGCGCGCCGTGGTGCACGGGGGCGTCTTCTGGAGCCGCGGCCTGGAGGAGCAGGTGCCCCGCGGCTTCTCGGAGTCGCAGGCGGCGGCGTGGCTGGAGGCGGCGCGCGGCGCCCGGGTGGTGGCCCTGGAGCGCGGCGGCTGCGGGCGCAGCTCCAACCGGCTGGCCCGCTTTTCCGACGGCACCCGCGCCTGCGTGCGCTACGGCATCAACCCCGAGCAGATACAGGGCGAGGCCCTGTCCTACTACCTGGCGCGCCTGCTGGGCCTCCAGCGCCACGTGCCGCCGCTGGCACTGGCCCGGGTGGAGGCTCGCGGCGCGCAGTGGGCGCAAGTGCAGGAGGAGCTTCGCGCCGCACACTGGACGGAGGGCAGCGTGGTGAGCCTGACGCGCTGGCTGCCCAACCTCACGGACGTGGTGGTGCCCGCGCCCTGGCGCTCGGAGGACGGCCAGCTGCGGCCCCTGCGTGCCGCCGGGGGCGAGCTGGCCAACCGCAGCCAGGCGGAGCTGGTGGACCTGGTGCAGTGGACCGACTTGATCCTTTTTGACTATCTGACGGCCAACTTCGACCGGCTCGTCAGCAACCTCTTCAGCCTGCAGTGGGACCCGCGCGTCATGCAGCGCGCCACCAGCAACCTGCACCGCGGCCCCGGCGGGGCGCTGGTCTTTCTGGACAACGAGGCGGGCTTGGTGCACGGCTACCGGGTGGCGGGCATGTGGGACAAATATAACGAGCCGCTGCTGCAGTCGGTGTGCGTGTTCCGCGAGCGGACTGCGCGGCGCGTCCTGGAGCTGCACCGCGGCCAGGACGCGGCCGCCCGGCTGCTGCGCCTCTACCAGCGCCACGAGCCTCGCTTCCCGGAGCTGGCCGCGCTCGCCGACCCCCACGCTCAGCTGCTGCAGCGCCGCCTCGACTTCCTCGCCAAGCACATTTTGCACTGTAAGGCCAAGTACGGCCGCCGACCGGGGACTTAG